A genomic stretch from Pontivivens ytuae includes:
- a CDS encoding ABC transporter ATP-binding protein, with translation MSETRVLDIDDIRVTFDTPDGPVEAVRGVSMHVKPGETVAVVGESGSGKSQIMMAAMGLLAGNGTAAGAVRYRGQDLLSLSPRKLNALRGKKITMIFQEPMTSLDPLYRIGVQLSEPLRVHGGLSAKAAMARALELLKLVQIPKPEEKIRAYPHELSGGQRQRVMIAMALANDPDLLIADEPTTALDVTIQAEILQLLADLQERIGMSILFITHDLTIVEAFADRVYVMRKGLLEEEGPTDQIFGNPRTDYTKMLLAAEPEGTKAPVPANAPVLLKGENVEVTFGAPASLFGKDTTFRAVDGIDIALQKGQTIGVVGESGSGKSTLGRALLQLLPSDGTVVYQGDRIDGLDRGQMRRYRSHLQMVFQDPYGSLSPRMTVGEIIAEGLSVHAPDLPRKEREKQVAQVLTDVGLEPSFRNRFPHEFSGGQRQRIAIARAVILRPDVIVLDEPTSALDRSVQKQVIELLRRLQVENELSYIFISHDLAVVRALSDYVMVMKNGVVVEQGPTAEIFDSPRTEYTRKLMEAAFNLREVLKGQIQVKEATAAT, from the coding sequence ATGAGCGAAACGCGCGTTCTAGACATCGACGACATCCGCGTCACTTTCGACACGCCCGATGGGCCGGTCGAGGCGGTGCGGGGTGTCTCGATGCACGTCAAACCGGGTGAGACCGTCGCCGTGGTGGGCGAATCCGGCTCGGGCAAGAGCCAGATCATGATGGCCGCCATGGGCCTGTTGGCGGGCAACGGCACCGCTGCGGGCGCCGTGCGATACCGTGGGCAAGATCTGCTCAGCCTCAGCCCGCGCAAGCTGAACGCCCTGCGCGGCAAGAAGATCACCATGATCTTCCAGGAGCCGATGACCTCCCTCGATCCGCTCTACCGCATCGGGGTCCAGCTCTCCGAACCTCTGCGGGTCCATGGCGGGCTGAGTGCCAAGGCGGCGATGGCCCGTGCGCTGGAGCTGCTAAAACTCGTGCAGATCCCGAAGCCGGAAGAGAAGATCCGCGCCTACCCGCATGAGCTCTCCGGCGGGCAGCGGCAGCGCGTGATGATCGCCATGGCGCTCGCCAACGATCCGGATCTCCTGATCGCGGACGAGCCGACCACGGCGCTCGACGTGACGATCCAGGCGGAGATCCTGCAACTGCTCGCCGACCTGCAGGAGCGGATCGGCATGTCGATCCTCTTCATCACCCACGACCTGACCATCGTCGAAGCCTTCGCCGACCGCGTCTACGTGATGCGCAAGGGGCTGTTGGAGGAGGAGGGGCCAACCGACCAGATCTTCGGCAATCCCCGGACCGACTACACCAAGATGCTGCTCGCCGCCGAGCCCGAGGGCACGAAGGCGCCGGTTCCGGCGAACGCACCGGTGCTGCTGAAGGGCGAGAATGTCGAGGTCACCTTCGGTGCGCCCGCGAGCCTCTTCGGCAAGGACACGACGTTCCGCGCCGTCGATGGCATCGATATCGCGCTCCAGAAGGGCCAGACCATCGGAGTCGTCGGTGAGTCCGGGTCCGGCAAATCGACGCTGGGCCGCGCCCTCCTCCAGCTTCTGCCGTCGGACGGCACCGTGGTCTATCAAGGCGACCGGATCGACGGGCTCGACCGGGGGCAGATGCGCCGCTATCGCAGCCACCTCCAGATGGTGTTCCAGGACCCCTACGGCTCGCTGAGCCCCCGCATGACGGTCGGCGAGATCATCGCGGAGGGCTTGAGCGTCCACGCCCCCGACCTGCCGCGCAAGGAGCGGGAGAAGCAGGTCGCGCAGGTGCTCACCGATGTCGGGCTCGAGCCCTCGTTCCGCAACCGTTTCCCGCACGAGTTCTCCGGCGGGCAGCGCCAGCGGATCGCGATCGCGCGCGCGGTGATCCTGCGGCCCGACGTCATCGTGCTCGACGAGCCGACCTCCGCCCTCGACCGCTCCGTCCAGAAGCAGGTGATCGAGCTTCTGCGCCGCCTGCAGGTGGAAAACGAGCTCAGCTACATCTTCATCTCCCACGACCTCGCCGTGGTGCGCGCGCTCAGCGACTACGTGATGGTCATGAAGAACGGCGTGGTGGTGGAGCAGGGTCCGACCGCGGAAATATTCGACAGCCCGCGTACAGAATACACCCGAAAGTTGATGGAAGCGGCCTTCAATCTTCGTGAGGTTTTAAAGGGGCAAATCCAGGTGAAAGAGGCAACGGCCGCGACTTGA
- a CDS encoding BLUF domain-containing protein — protein sequence MSMDLRELIKTCHRNNAMNSITGILHYSGTYFLQVLEGGRAEVSATYHRIANDPRHSNVILISCSDVRERLFPVWTMGLHEGMDEETRNIFLRYFATKDVNPETVNVDSLLDVLQDLSAELS from the coding sequence ATGTCGATGGATCTGCGGGAGCTGATCAAGACCTGTCACCGCAACAACGCGATGAACAGCATCACCGGCATCCTGCATTACAGCGGGACCTATTTCCTGCAGGTGCTCGAAGGGGGGCGGGCCGAGGTCAGCGCAACCTATCACCGGATCGCAAACGATCCGCGGCACTCGAACGTGATCCTGATCTCCTGCTCCGATGTGCGCGAGCGGCTGTTCCCGGTGTGGACCATGGGTCTGCACGAAGGGATGGACGAGGAGACGCGCAACATCTTCCTGCGCTACTTCGCGACTAAGGACGTGAACCCGGAGACGGTGAACGTGGACAGCCTGCTCGACGTGCTGCAGGATCTGTCGGCCGAACTCAGCTGA